The genomic interval TGAACTTAAAGGAACCCCTCTTCTAATTACGTTGTCTTTGGTGGCTAGTTTACCCAAAAGAGTCCTCCATGCTTGGGTCAAGGCACTAGGAACCACTTTGATAGACCAGAGGGTATAAAATAGGTTACAATTTTTAGTGTTGGGGTATTAAATATCATCTTATAGGTTGTTTTGACTAAAAACAAATCAGACTCGTCTGTTGCCCACAACCTTGAGTCGCCTTCCTCCCTATACATTTCTATATTATTTGAAAACCTCTAGGAAACATATTTTTTTGCATATATTTCCACTCAAACCTATTCCTTTTCCAATTTAATCTTCATTGCCAACCAAACTCTGTCCAAACACCTAAGTCCTTTAACAATCTACCTTAGTCTAAGGATATGGAGTACAACCTAGGAAAAATATTCTTAAGGCTCTTACTTATCCTCCTTTAATATGATTTTGTCCTTTGATCCTATTTTCCATCAGAAACCATTGTCAAACCAATTTATGTCTTCTCCCACACACTTTGCTTAAATCTTTCCACCACCATTACTAAGCTTAACTTGTGTAGTTAAATGTTCATAACATCTTAAGATAGCTTTAATGCAAAGCACATAGCACATTTTGATAACTATTATCACACATAAATAGTGTATCATCTGAAAAATGTAATAGATAGATTTCAACTTCTAACCTTCCTATTGAAATTAATAAtcattgatttgtttttatcagTTGAACGTACATGTACACTAATGCTTTGTTCTCATCAAAGAATGTATTTGAAGGAGTGAAAAAACGAGAGAAAGAGAGTGAAAAATGAGATGGTTTGAATTGAGGGAAAGAAAATAAgaagtgaaagaaaaatgtGTGAATGATTTGatagatataataaatttaaaatgattataaataatttaatataaaaaaatttagaaagataaattagaattaaaatagattaaaaaatataaatgaaaaataataataaagatactattaagaagtggacgttaagtctaactcaaccacATAACACCGGCTCATAGAGTtaaggtttgcactcacttatatacaatgaaatgtccttatctctagtcgatgtgggatctccaacacacccctcatattatgggtggtggcctgataaacccaacaaacactcgctaggataggcttgaaatggctctgatacaaTATTAGatagtggactttaagcctaactcaaccccataaaaccggctcataagaTTGAGgattgcacccacttatatacaatgaaatgtccttatctctagtcgatgtgggatctctaacacaccccctcacgccgagagtgatagatagaagctcgtgcgtgggataacatattatgggtggtggcctgataaacccaacaaacactcgttaggatagactcgaaaatgactctaataccatattacaaagtggactttaagcctaactcaaccccataaaatcggctcatgggggtgaggtttgcacccacttatatacaattaaGAAAGtttgaagaaataaaaatactttaatttttgtgatttctatttttttttcgaTTTTAATTTTCTCTTCAAGATCGGCGTATTTTTTTCGCCTGGAAACAAATATACCGTAAAAGGATTATTTAAAGTTTGAAAGATGTTTTGATTTTTTCCATTAGTCCGATAAAGGAGACAGTGGACCTAGGATTGTGACAGGAAGCTTAATGCAGGTTTAAATTTGGAAGAAATTCACTGATTAGTGTATAGAAAATATAACCCACACTCACTCGGTATTACCTTGACTTGGTAGAGCTAAATGAATTTGAATAAATCATTTAGCTAATTCGACATCGGAATTCATATGTTCTTTTCATCAGACAACGACAACCCAAGCTGCGAAGCTTCTTCCTCATCATCATCAacttataatttcttttattttcttcttttttctaaCCTCTCTGGTATGGCTTATCACTTGGTCAAAAGTTCCACCACATGTAGACCAACTTTCCATTAGTATCCGTATTGATAAGTTTTATTGAACCACAAATTCTAATGAGTTTCACAGATTTGTCTTATATAAACACTTGATATGCAGGTACATAATTGACGCGGTCAAATAACAATATATGTAGAAATaattcatatattaaaattaataattattgatttatttttatcagaTCAACATACATGAACACTACAAGAATTATTTAAAGTTTGTATTGAAATTCTGCATTAACTAaattttttgtaatatataaatagaaataaattttattttataaatcaattttataactttaaattaaaattaaaattcactttTAATACTTAATTGttggaaaaatattttgatttctttGATTAGTGTCTGATAAAGAAGAGTCTGGACCTGTGAGAAGCTTTAAATGAATTTGAATAAGTCATATAGCTAATTCGACATCAGAATTCATATGTTCTTTTCATCAGACAACAACCCAAGTTGTGAGGCTTCTTCCTCATCATCAACTTATAATTTCTAACCTCTCTGGTACGGCTTGTTATTACAAggccaattttatttttttttcaaattccaaACATTATGTGTTGtaaaacacaaattcttttagGTGAAACTTATGTGTCAACTTTcaatcaatattcaattttctgTCGCtcattaattcaaattttatttactaaattaGAGTTTGAATTAGTCTGGTTTACCAAGTGTTATTTATTCAAGTTTTATTAGTGTAGGTTTAAAGAGTTACCTAAAACATGATGAAATGGCTTCTTTTCAATGTAGCGAGAAAACATGATGGGAGAAAACTTCAATTAAAATGTAAATTGCAGAAGAGTTAGCAAGTTATTATGAATGTAGCTAGCCTCAGTCAAACAATATTTAATGCTATGATATTTTATGAAGAAAtaatctttaatattttattaaagtcaatcatatatattaccatatacttaaatattttaattatattcaagtgttattaataaatattatgagTTCAAAGAAAAGTTCCTTCAATTTAGTAACTAATTGGAGTACATTTATGCATACTTTTATATTCATGCTTAGCATATAGTGAATATGTGGATTTGAGAGGCTAGTTCTTgaattaaacttttttatataCATGACTAATCTCTTAACCTAAAAGTTCTTATTTTGTTCATAAATATttcaatcctattccactttaTTTGTAACTAATGAGACTTTCTTAGcgacaataaaaaaatttaaattaaataaattatttgaggTAATCCACCCGATATACAAAACTTTATCTATAAAATTGTATTTGTACCAAAAACCTACCTCCAACAAAATGCCTATGACTCACATAAGAAGTCAAAAAGAACCTTAGGACAACCCACAACCATTAGGAGCAGTCTTAGTCCTAAGGCATAAATGTGGCTCTGTAAACAACAGTTAGAAGCACAGTAACAAAACCATATGCAGAAAGTATATCAGCACTTGAAGTTGAACTAATGAAATATGTAGGATGACATGCAAAATTTAGTGCTCCAAGTTTCTCCAGCTCCCTCCCACAACATAACACCCCTTGCTCCGTTAGAATAATGCACCTTTTGTACCAAAATTAGCATCTTCCTTACTTACAGTGGCCTTAGGCAATTTTATGGGATAAAATTGTACTTGGCTAAGGATTAATGTGATGGTTGGAGTTTGCCTTCTTTCTACACCATATTCACCATAATGTGGAACTTGAAATGCTTTTCTTTACAATTGTATGTTATTGTTCGAGAGATCTTatgaaacaaaacaaacaaggaATAATTAGCTACCCTGTTATAGGAGAAGctgcatttaaaaaatatggttGAGTTATTGTATTAATAAGGATTTCTTTGCTTTGAATTCTAATTTTGATAATATTCGACTTTCCCCTTTAAATAAGCTTTTACTTCTTTCACCAGGACCATCACTTTATTCACCCATCACACTTCTTTTCATGTTTGTATTTCAAAGttaaacatattaaaagaaATGAGTACAacaatttttgttgttgttatctAACCAAAAAAACTGAAATAAATAAGACTTATAAGCACAAACTAATGAGTTCACGAAGAAACTTCAACTTGATGGGAAAAAATGCATGCGAAAACAATATATACAATCACGAATCAATtgcaaaaaataaacaacacaggatttaacgtggttcggtctcAAATCTGCAACCTACGTCCATAGGCAActaattaggttttcattctgtttgttacaattttatttcaaaCACAAAGATCTCTTAAGTAGAGATTATGGAGAGGACACAATAATTAAGCacactcactaaaacatggtgttTAATCCGTCCAACCGAATTGATCCTAGATTCACACTCAACTCAACCCTCTCTTCACACATTGTCTTAATCCCAAAGTTTATAGGGCTTAATCCCAAAGTTTATAGGGCTTATCATAACTTAGTGGCCTTGTATTTGTTGAACTTGTAACCTATCTGCTTCAACTACGGATTGAAATAAACATTTGCAATTTTTCTTCAATTGCTGATTTGAGATTTGACTTcatgtaattaattaaataaactaGTAGAATCCAAATTTCACTTTTTaacaaaagtaaataaaaaaagtaaaatatttgcTTCCGTTTAAGAGATGTCACTCTTTtacttttcataaaaaaaattaaaatttcttaGAGTCCACTAAGCTAtgtattacgaagtggactttaagcctaactcaaccccataaaaccggatcatagggttgaggtttacacccacttatatacaatgaaaggctctaatctctagtcgatgtgggatctccaacactatgtacattttttatttataaataaagattTTACATAAGATTTCAAAGAGTTTTTAcaagttttaatttattaaaatatataaatcattTCAATCAAATTAAAGTTGACTAaatctataataataatttaggtcgatctaaattttgaaaactaaattCATGTTTACGAGATACTTGATATTAGAAAACTATAAATCATGATGCCTTAAAAGCATTTACTTTATATTTAATCAATTGTCTTAAccaataataatgaaataaattaccaactattaatgaaatatttagaacagataaataataattttaaagtgtttagggtttagtaaTAATATGAAAGTTGCATAGTaatatgaaagtttttatatataaataaaactgTAAACATattatatcactacaagaaaaagtgattttagaaactaaatttttggtttctaaaatgataaaattagtcactaacttaattagagactaatttagaaactaatagtCTTAAGTGGCTAAAATCATAGTCgctaattttagataccaatttagattctaatttagaaaccaatttagttaccattaaataaaaaccaatttagtgaccaaatatatagaaactaatttagtgaccaattatatagaaaccaaattaacaattttataaaaaccaatttagtgaccaaaatatataaaaacttatttagtgaccaaatatataaataccaaAAAAGTCACtatattggtttctaaataatataatttattataaaatatttattattattattattatttgttttttatatttattttttatatttatatttatatttatatattttttatatttatatatatatatatatatttatattttatcaagTGTAAATCTTAGCCAAAAAGACTTcaatactttatattttaagtgACACTCATTAAAAACATATCAAACTTTATATTAAGTTGTATGATAGCTTATAGAACCATTTTAAATGAATCAaatagataataataaaaaaaaataaaacttcttTTAAGTAATAACTCTTTAGAAACATATCGAACTGAATAACATCATATGCATTTTATTATCTGTTTCCtagtttaattagaaaaacaTTAAAGATTCTAGCAGTGTAAACTATTGGGCGACTGATAGTTATTTAACATTAGTATTTATAAGAAACGAACAAGGAGGAAACAAAAAATTGTGAGGTTATACCAAAAAGGGATAATAATACTTAATGGGAGGTAAAACGACTTGTAATGAACAATACACCGATGCCTGCAGAAGATGATATCCATATGTTATTATTAGTATTGATTTCTCAAGACAAAAAAGAATAATGGACAAGTAACTGAAGAGAAAATACATAGATTGCATTGAAAACATAGCACATTGCTAGCTAGTAATAAGAGAAGGAACCAGTAACAAGCAAATTTCACATCATATTCTTCACCATGCCCAGCCAAAAAAGAACTGCATTATTAGTTTTGGCAAATACAATTCTATATAATATTCTGTGTTTCAAGGTTGATGATATTAGAAACAACACAACTCACTATTTCAAAATCTATATGTAAAGCTTTCCGAATCTAATAAAGAACACGTTTAAACAGGGGACAAAATTTCATTCAGAATAAAACTCAATGTGAACTAAAGAAAACAAATAGCAAAAGACTCAGTGTAAACTTCAAAACAGAAAATTTGCTTTCTGTTGTTAGGACACTGCAAGTGACAACAAATAACaatagaataattaattaatcaacaaaagaaaaatatatttgtgaagtttttgacatatttcttatttattcATTGAATCATTCACCAATCATCCACAAACTGAAAGTGTTTCAATTGGCAAGTTATAATTTCTCAAATTTTAATCACATTGAAAACAAATGGCAAATCGGCTAACATAACAAGCACAACAATTTGAATGCATTTTAGTTGCAGTTGTGCTTCATTCAGTGCCAACAGTAACCGTGAAAATGTTTCTATAACTTTTAAATGTTTACATTATAATAACTCATTAAAACTTAAACTGGCGTATCAATTTGTATCTTCAATCAAATCTGATTTCTCCTTAAGAATTAAAAGATACATGAGTTCTCCTTAAGAACTAACTCTCCGTGAGTATTTTTAGGAAATACAACAAACATGATAACCGAAATTAGGGTTTTAACCGAATTTAGGGTTTTAAGATGGGGAAGATACAATGAGTAAAGTTGTGAAACTTCGatgaacaagaaaaaaattaaagacaaaGATCGAAAATGGAGCATGAAATAATGGAGCGAGAATGAAACTTACGATGATAAGCAGAGTGAGTTGCCGTCGCGGGGGCGTTGCCGTCGCGAGTGTGTTTCCGTCGCAGGGTGACGTTGCAGGGTGCCGTCGTAGGGTACGGTCGCAGGGTGCGGTCGCAGGGTGCGCGGTTCCAGTTGCAGAGTTGTTGAGAGTGAGAGATGAGAAGAAAAGTTAGAgagataaaattttgaaattaaaaatcctGCAGAATATTTGctctcaaatttaaaaaaattaaattgatattaattattttaatattatactaaaattaataaattagtaaatttatttatattaatttaaaatattttataaattaataattaattttataaaatttaattattccaaaattagtatataaatttaaataatagtaactaaaaatttaagtatttaataTATGGTGATTAGAAATtacaaaattagtttctaattttattatttttagaaaccaaaaattagtttctaaaatagattaaaagtgactaaaaaaatggtttctaattatattttaataagagactaaaaaattggtttttataaatatatttttattattagctaCCAAAAATATAGTAtccaattatattatattttttattaataatagataccattttagtaaccaataatttttagtttataagatggtatctaaattagttactatagaaactttttttttttaatttctaaattagtcacCATTcaatcattttcttgtagtgtataaatcaaattaacataacatatatttaaatataaattatgaaagcttttatatataaaaaaaactgtaaacatattatataaatcaaattaacataacatatatttaaatataaattgtttgaaTGTACATGACAAtgtttgtaattattattattattattattattattatatatatatatattttgacaaatatttaaaaatgtgacaactcattttttttttaaattaaaaattaatagcaaatatattaaaaattacaatataaaaaaaagttaaatccATTTATTACAAGATGATATTGTTATGGCACTAAAGGATATAAAAGACTTTGCATGGATACCTAGATGGAAACCACCAGTTTCTGGAAGAATGAAAATAAACGTAGATGGAAACTGAGTTATCATTCACTAAATATTGTCACAGGGAAGTCTATATATAGAGATCAAAATTATATGTAGGTCTTTGGATTTTCTTGTAATACATCGAAAGCTGAAATTTTAGCCATTTTGCATGGAATTCATGTAACTACTTTAGAATATAATAACATGTATTTGTATAGTATAGTTCActccaaaatacaaaataatataaacaagtGAAACATCATGGACAACCAAGTGTTTAGAATAAGAAGATGGATGCAAATAAACAATGTTCTGTATTGGGAAATAGTATATACTTTACCAGTAAATAATTTCAACATTGAATATATCTAGCTagatttgattgtttgatccTCCGTCACTGTTTCATCTGGAAATAGGATAGGTTTTGGAGGTATTTCTAATTCTTCAATATCTCCTTCAAGCATTTCCACTACTCTATTCATTGAGGGTCGATCATTTGGTTTTAGTTGTATACACCATAGTGCAACTATGATCATTTTCTTTGCTATTTTATTTTCCTCCTCTGTTACATCTTCGATATCTACATCTTCCTCTTTTCGAATATGATCATAGATCCAAAGGGGAAAGtaaatttgacttgagtgaTCTGCATGAGTATTTAGATTCTTCCTCTTACTTGCCATCTCCATCAATAACATTCCGAAGCTATAAACATCAGCCTTATAGGATATTCCtccaatatttttataaaacaattctGGAGCCATATATCCAATGGTTCCTCTTGCTGCAGTCATTGTGACGATGCTATTATCTATTGTATATAAATTTGCCAATCCAAAGTCAGAAACCTTAGGGATGAAGTTTTCATCTAGTAAGATGTTATGGGGTTTGATgtcaaaatgcaaaatttgCATCTCACACCCATGGTGGAGATAAGCAATCCCACGAGCCACTCCTATTGATATATTATATATCTTTTCATAGCTTAAATGTACACTTCCATCTtttgagaaaataaatttatcaagaGATCCATTGGGCATGAATTCATAGATAAGAGCACGCTTTGAGCCACTAACACAAAATCCAATTAACCGTACCACATTTTGATGATGTATTCTTCCAATGGTTGCAACTTCACTGATAAAATCTTGTCCATTTCCTTTGGATTTGCCTAACATTTTGATGGCCACAGAAGGTCCACTAAGTAACTTTGCCTTAAAGACAAAGCCAAATCCTCCTTCACCTAACTTCTCTTTGAAACCTGCAGCCATCTTCTTGACTTCTTTGTATGAGTATCTAATAGGTGCCAAACTATTTTGTTCAAggtaattttcaatattttcataCATTGACATGTGTCTTTTTCTccatttacatataaaaataacaattaagaaTGGCAATCCAAACAAAACTTTGTAAGTCCATACCATAAAGATAATACAAATGACATATCCTGTAGAAATAATTTACTTGAGTGATTATACTGATACTGTAAAATgcaacaaaatatttattaatgtaaaTTTTCGTTCAAAAATGCAAACTTTACACATCCATTTACTTagtaaaatttcaataaataaataaatttaatgtctAGCATAAacaataaaccctaaaccctaaacaattATCAACAGACACTAACACGAACACTGATACGACATGAAAATAcgtataatatataaaatgtagGACAAagggacacaaatctatatattatataattatgtattatataaattgacaataaaaatttatgtgcataagtatgttccagattattttttgaagcagaaaaatgtttttcataactggttcaaaagaatttgtttcttatttttataatcataataaaaatttatacaataagtttgagattttagaaaattaatgtatttttaaaaaaaattgtgttagaaccgtactagaattgtgagaaatccaacaaatactttttgaattggataCTTCACAgatacgtgtcctacaagtTTCATACGAGTGTCGGTATCCGATATGAGTATTCGACATCaacacgccatttaagagaagtgtctaAGCTTCATAGCGTTGTTGTCTATAAGTAAATTGTGTGGAACATTAATGTGTCCTAAGACCTAATTCAATGATGCTTGTAAAAtacaaacatatttttaaaataaaattcttta from Phaseolus vulgaris cultivar G19833 chromosome 1, P. vulgaris v2.0, whole genome shotgun sequence carries:
- the LOC137813296 gene encoding rust resistance kinase Lr10-like, which codes for MMWRERAVLVVLLLLLHHISATKDDLEHVCPPSSCGKISNISYPFRLKGDPEKCGEERYELGCENNVTVLYLYSAKYHVQSINYNNYTVRVVDPALQHHNLSSLPLRSLSRSNFSDTYAYYTDSYQAGLRASVNWESLSFSHIVFVNCKDWVREKGKYVESGEWVKWEGKGYAYAIGGDLKAEDLEVGCEVKLVAPTSLSTFDYHSYSSMHTALAYGFEISWIKLACHKHCSLSDRYCYLDSSNQKLQCRSSFYESLEFSIPGYVICIIFMVWTYKVLFGLPFLIVIFICKWRKRHMSMYENIENYLEQNSLAPIRYSYKEVKKMAAGFKEKLGEGGFGFVFKAKLLSGPSVAIKMLGKSKGNGQDFISEVATIGRIHHQNVVRLIGFCVSGSKRALIYEFMPNGSLDKFIFSKDGSVHLSYEKIYNISIGVARGIAYLHHGCEMQILHFDIKPHNILLDENFIPKVSDFGLANLYTIDNSIVTMTAARGTIGYMAPELFYKNIGGISYKADVYSFGMLLMEMASKRKNLNTHADHSSQIYFPLWIYDHIRKEEDVDIEDVTEEENKIAKKMIIVALWCIQLKPNDRPSMNRVVEMLEGDIEELEIPPKPILFPDETVTEDQTIKSS